Proteins encoded together in one Mercenaria mercenaria strain notata chromosome 18, MADL_Memer_1, whole genome shotgun sequence window:
- the LOC123538988 gene encoding dorsal-ventral patterning tolloid-like protein 1 encodes MCLKFEMAAFIYACFTVCIVWTGSTVIFTDCGGELLADADRNETVTSPNFAKNMQLYPDNANCTWIIRCETPEQNVVINFDFFALEGVENCAMYDWVTIDNGEFIGLGDIGRFCGDAFCDSTKFSFLPYGELISNGSVVTINFSSDDVISYPGFKLKYTCSGAADEDTDDATESDE; translated from the exons ATGTGTCTTAAATTTGAGATGGCTGCTTTTATTTATGCATGTTTTACAGTTTGTATTGTCTGGACTGGATCAACCGTAATATTTA cCGATTGCGGAGGAGAGCTATTAGCCGATGCAGACAGAAATGAGACAGTGACATCACCAAATTTCGCTAAAAATATGCAACTATACCCTGATAATGCAAACTGCACCTGGATAATTAGATGTGAGACACCCGAACAGAACGTTGTTATCAATTTTGACTTCTTTGCATTAGAAGGAGTGGAAAATTGTGCCATGTATGATTGGGTCACAATAGATAACG GAGAGTTCATCGGACTAGGCGATATTGGACGATTTTGTGGAGACGCTTTCTGTGACAGTACTAAATTTTCCTTTCTTCCGTACGGCGAACTCATCAGCAATGGGAGTGTTGTTACTATCAATTTTAGTAGTGATGATGTAATTTCTTACCCTGGATTCAAGTTAAAGTACACTTGTA GTGGGGCAGCGGACGAAGATACCGATGATGCAACAGAAAGCGATGAGTAA